One stretch of Arachis hypogaea cultivar Tifrunner chromosome 20, arahy.Tifrunner.gnm2.J5K5, whole genome shotgun sequence DNA includes these proteins:
- the LOC112783909 gene encoding purple acid phosphatase 17-like isoform X2: protein MSKSFLLFTIIVVISFGLWVLYASAELQRFTQICKSDGSLDFLVVGDWGRRCEYNQSEVAYQLLHENCLKRKVPTSEQGSDKNNGAHNG from the exons ATGTCtaaatcttttcttctcttcacgattattgttgttattagctTTGGTTTGTGGGTTCTTTATGCATCTGCAGAGCTTCAGAGATTTACACAAATATGTAAAAGTGACGGTTCTCTTGATTTTTTGGTGGTTGGTGATTGGGGAAGAAGATGTGAATATAACCAATCTGAAGTTGCTTACCAG CTACTGCATGAAAACTGCTTGAAGAGGAAAGTACCTACTAGTGAACAG GGCAGTGATAAAAACAATGGAGCTCATAATGGATGA
- the LOC112783909 gene encoding uncharacterized protein isoform X1, which produces MSKSFLLFTIIVVISFGLWVLYASAELQRFTQICKSDGSLDFLVVGDWGRRCEYNQSEVAYQLLHENCLKRKVPTSEQAFNSCFFAAVAAATSLGLLLLWYCRCC; this is translated from the exons ATGTCtaaatcttttcttctcttcacgattattgttgttattagctTTGGTTTGTGGGTTCTTTATGCATCTGCAGAGCTTCAGAGATTTACACAAATATGTAAAAGTGACGGTTCTCTTGATTTTTTGGTGGTTGGTGATTGGGGAAGAAGATGTGAATATAACCAATCTGAAGTTGCTTACCAG CTACTGCATGAAAACTGCTTGAAGAGGAAAGTACCTACTAGTGAACAG GCTTTTAATAGTTGTTTTTTCGCTGCTGTTGCTGCTGCCACGTCTCTTGGTTTGCTTCTGCTCTGGTACTGCCGTTGCTGCTAG